Proteins encoded by one window of Shewanella avicenniae:
- the cheY gene encoding chemotaxis response regulator CheY — protein MDKNMKILIVDDFSTMRRIIKNLLRDLGFNNTQEADDGSTALPMLQKGDFDFVVTDWNMPGMQGIDLLKAIRADENLKHIPVLMVTAEAKREQIIAAAQAGVNGYVVKPFTAATLKEKLDKIFERLG, from the coding sequence TTGGACAAGAATATGAAGATTCTCATTGTTGACGACTTTTCAACGATGAGGCGCATCATCAAGAATTTGCTGCGGGATCTTGGGTTTAACAATACTCAAGAGGCCGATGATGGTTCAACAGCGTTGCCAATGCTGCAAAAAGGCGATTTTGACTTTGTAGTGACAGACTGGAACATGCCCGGCATGCAAGGTATTGATCTATTAAAAGCCATTCGTGCTGATGAAAATTTGAAGCACATCCCTGTGTTGATGGTGACCGCCGAAGCTAAGCGTGAGCAAATTATTGCAGCCGCACAAGCTGGGGTTAATGGTTACGTTGTTAAACCATTTACTGCTGCAACCCTAAAAGAGAAGCTCGATAAGATTTTTGAACGTCTCGGTTAA
- a CDS encoding protein phosphatase CheZ has translation MNAETSKLITLEQAQELVALLQAGEQAQADEIVRDLAQPIQKELFDEVGKLTRQLHNALVDFQVDSRLIELANNDIPDAKERLTYVIDMTEQAANKTMDAVEECLPLSDALTSNLSAVKPNWERLMRRDISLAEFKGLCHDVQHFLGQCDADANRLRQLLNEIMMAQDFQDLTGQMIRRVIDLVREVETSLVSLLTVFGAQTEEQLAETTSAKSSIEAEGPILNAETRADVVTGQDEVDDLLSSLGF, from the coding sequence ATGAATGCTGAAACGTCCAAACTGATTACCCTTGAGCAGGCTCAGGAACTCGTTGCCCTGTTGCAAGCTGGTGAACAGGCTCAAGCTGATGAAATCGTACGCGATTTAGCGCAGCCTATTCAAAAAGAACTCTTTGATGAAGTAGGAAAACTCACTCGGCAGTTACATAACGCCTTGGTTGATTTTCAGGTCGACAGTCGCTTAATCGAATTAGCGAATAACGACATACCAGATGCCAAAGAACGGCTAACGTATGTCATCGATATGACCGAACAAGCAGCAAACAAAACCATGGATGCGGTTGAAGAATGTTTACCGCTTTCTGATGCGTTAACCAGCAACCTTTCTGCAGTTAAACCCAATTGGGAACGTCTTATGCGGCGTGATATTTCGCTCGCCGAATTTAAAGGTCTGTGCCATGACGTACAGCATTTTCTTGGCCAGTGTGATGCCGATGCGAATAGATTACGCCAACTTTTGAATGAAATTATGATGGCGCAGGATTTTCAGGATTTAACTGGGCAGATGATCCGTCGCGTGATTGATCTCGTGCGTGAAGTTGAAACCAGCCTAGTGTCATTACTCACTGTTTTTGGGGCGCAAACCGAAGAGCAGTTAGCAGAGACTACGTCAGCTAAGAGCAGTATCGAGGCCGAAGGCCCAATCTTAAATGCTGAGACCCGTGCAGATGTCGTTACCGGGCAAGACGAAGTCGATGACCTGTTATCCAGCTTAGGATTCTGA
- a CDS encoding RNA polymerase sigma factor FliA: protein MNKVAAYAGANDKTLIVEQYAPLVKRIAHHMLARLPASVQVDDLIQAGMIGLLEAAAKYDGGKGAKFETFAGIRIRGAMIDEIRRGDWVPRSVHRNQRMIAQVIDELEQEFGRDARDTEIAARLNISLDEYHHILSDVSAGKIIGIEDLGVSTDILISEDMVENDTFDSLASSQFQSALTEAIKQIPEREALVLSLYYDEALNLKEIGAVLDVSESRVSQIHSQAMLRLKAKLKHWTQI from the coding sequence GAATAAAGTGGCAGCGTATGCTGGAGCAAACGATAAAACCCTTATCGTTGAACAGTATGCGCCACTTGTTAAACGCATCGCACACCATATGTTGGCGCGGTTACCCGCCTCAGTTCAGGTAGATGATTTAATTCAAGCCGGAATGATCGGTTTGTTGGAAGCTGCCGCCAAATACGATGGTGGCAAAGGTGCAAAATTTGAAACCTTTGCTGGTATCCGCATCCGTGGCGCGATGATTGACGAAATTCGTCGTGGTGATTGGGTGCCGCGTTCTGTTCATCGTAATCAACGTATGATTGCTCAAGTGATTGATGAGCTAGAGCAGGAATTCGGTCGAGATGCGCGAGATACTGAAATTGCAGCGCGTTTGAATATATCGTTGGATGAATATCATCACATACTTTCAGACGTATCTGCTGGTAAAATAATAGGAATTGAGGATCTTGGCGTATCTACCGATATACTTATATCGGAAGATATGGTCGAGAACGACACCTTTGATAGCTTGGCATCGAGTCAATTTCAATCAGCGCTGACCGAAGCAATCAAACAAATACCGGAAAGAGAAGCCTTGGTATTGTCGCTTTACTATGACGAGGCGCTTAACTTAAAAGAGATCGGCGCCGTTTTGGATGTTAGTGAATCAAGAGTCAGCCAAATTCATAGTCAGGCAATGCTTAGACTAAAAGCCAAGCTCAAACATTGGACTCAGATATAG